The Terriglobia bacterium genome has a segment encoding these proteins:
- a CDS encoding glycosyltransferase family 4 protein, translated as MKIAFDLRRIGNPGIGRYMKCLTESITAQAPEHEYLLILPPQSEHLVHAPNAQKLCTPLKYYSFREQFELPRILSRYKVDLLHGPHFLLPLVRPCPAVATIHDVIYMACPEDLPSLAGRLYYRVMMTACSRMATCLITDSKYSKDEIVRYLHADPARIEVVYPAVDPFFESPADHDQIASVRARFGIDRDYLLSVGIYKPRKNYARLLKAFQLLHKSGIHSQLVIAGPLGKGEPILRGLARELGIAEHVIFTGFVNDADLRALYSGARVYVCPSLYEGFGFTVLEAMACGTPVVCSSATSLPEVAGKAALYFDPNKPEEMASQLRRAVSDESVRTSLISEGRTNLLRFSWDETARQTLEVYHQALHLPLPKAAYA; from the coding sequence ATGAAAATCGCTTTTGACTTGCGCAGAATCGGCAACCCGGGAATAGGCCGGTACATGAAGTGCCTGACAGAATCCATCACAGCGCAAGCTCCCGAACACGAGTATCTGCTCATTCTCCCGCCGCAAAGCGAGCACCTGGTTCATGCGCCCAACGCGCAAAAACTTTGCACCCCTTTGAAGTATTATTCTTTTCGCGAACAATTTGAGCTGCCGCGAATTCTCAGCCGCTACAAAGTTGATCTGCTGCATGGGCCGCATTTCCTTCTTCCGCTGGTGCGGCCGTGTCCCGCCGTCGCCACTATTCATGACGTGATCTATATGGCCTGCCCGGAAGATCTGCCATCGCTCGCCGGACGCCTTTACTATCGCGTCATGATGACTGCATGCTCGCGCATGGCGACGTGCTTGATCACGGATTCCAAGTACTCCAAAGATGAGATCGTTCGTTATCTACACGCGGATCCGGCAAGGATCGAGGTCGTTTACCCTGCGGTCGATCCCTTTTTTGAATCACCAGCCGACCATGACCAAATCGCATCTGTGCGGGCCAGATTCGGCATTGATCGCGACTACCTGTTATCCGTAGGCATTTATAAGCCCCGCAAGAACTACGCCAGATTATTGAAAGCATTTCAACTCCTGCACAAAAGTGGAATACATTCGCAATTAGTGATCGCCGGGCCCTTGGGAAAAGGAGAACCCATTCTTCGCGGGCTTGCCCGGGAACTGGGGATCGCGGAGCACGTCATCTTCACTGGTTTTGTAAATGACGCCGACCTACGCGCACTGTATTCCGGCGCTCGCGTTTACGTTTGCCCGTCGCTCTATGAGGGGTTCGGTTTCACCGTGCTTGAGGCCATGGCCTGCGGAACGCCCGTAGTCTGTTCATCCGCCACCTCGCTGCCGGAAGTTGCAGGCAAAGCAGCGCTCTACTTTGATCCTAATAAGCCGGAAGAGATGGCAAGCCAGCTTCGCCGCGCCGTTTCGGATGAGTCTGTGCGGACATCTCTGATTTCCGAGGGACGCACCAACCTTCTCCGTTTCAGTTGGGACGAGACAGCCCGGCAGACGCTCGAGGTCTATCACCAGGCTTTGCATCTGCCACTGCCCAAAGCGGCCTACGCATGA
- a CDS encoding SIS domain-containing protein yields the protein MALGHQDREWESLQQADRSVRTYFRDLTELVPLLPYNSITAIVSVFLNAFAEQRTVYVFGNGGSAASASHLMCDINKGASAPGDNKRPRVMALTDNASLITAWANDFGYERIFSEQLKTFIKPRDVAFAISTSGDSPNVLLALETARECGAMTIGLGGCQGGQMKSLCDVCAIVPSDNVQLVEDLHHAIIHSIFVAIRENLLHGTTKNLMARAASF from the coding sequence ATGGCTCTCGGACATCAAGATCGAGAATGGGAATCTCTCCAACAGGCGGACCGATCCGTTAGAACGTATTTTCGCGACCTCACCGAGCTTGTTCCTCTCCTGCCATACAACTCCATCACTGCAATTGTCTCTGTCTTCCTTAATGCTTTTGCAGAGCAGCGCACCGTCTATGTATTTGGGAATGGCGGCAGCGCTGCCAGCGCCTCGCATCTGATGTGCGATATCAATAAAGGTGCCAGCGCTCCCGGCGACAATAAGCGCCCCAGGGTGATGGCTCTCACTGACAATGCTTCACTCATCACCGCATGGGCCAATGATTTTGGATATGAACGCATCTTCTCCGAACAGCTAAAGACTTTCATCAAGCCGCGCGATGTGGCCTTCGCCATCAGCACCAGTGGTGATTCTCCCAATGTTTTGCTGGCGCTGGAAACAGCCAGAGAATGTGGAGCTATGACCATCGGCCTGGGCGGCTGCCAGGGTGGCCAGATGAAGTCTCTGTGCGACGTTTGCGCCATTGTTCCTTCAGATAACGTTCAACTGGTTGAAGACCTCCACCACGCCATCATTCATTCGATCTTTGTCGCCATTCGCGAAAACCTACTTCACGGGACCACGAAAAATCTGATGGCCCGGGCGGCATCGTTTTAA
- a CDS encoding lipopolysaccharide biosynthesis protein — MEARGQATVPIYAPSIHPELEKRYSPSAPEPDDRKGEKLWVLWRSRRFLWGVIWKTLIASVVLAFLVPSHYESAVRFVPGENSSASGSSSMMGLMSKALGNENSSMGFGLDAASLLGAKTPGAFYVEVLKSRTVQDRLINRFDLRARYGKSTYFEARKKLAKFTDIEEDKKSGVITLTVTDYEPKMAAQIANAYVDELNRLAVDLNTSSAHRERQFLEERLATAKQDLARASAALSQFTTKNSMVDPQNEGRAVMDAAARMQGELIASETELKGLQQIYSDDNVRVRTLKARMAELQSQLRKLVGQSNDAAAQDSLAGSSAPYPSMHTLPGLGSRYADLYREAKIQEAVYAFVTQQFEMAKIQEAKELPIVRVMDAGVAPEKRSSPIRSLIVGGSVFGAFLLACLWVLGKYRWQQIPADDTYRLLAADVAGEFRSVFAKLRRRTS, encoded by the coding sequence GTGGAAGCTAGGGGCCAGGCCACCGTACCCATTTACGCCCCCTCCATCCATCCGGAGCTGGAGAAGCGATACTCGCCTTCAGCGCCCGAGCCTGACGATCGAAAAGGAGAGAAGCTCTGGGTGCTGTGGCGATCGCGCCGCTTCCTGTGGGGCGTAATTTGGAAAACGCTTATCGCTTCCGTCGTTCTGGCGTTTCTGGTTCCTTCGCATTACGAGTCCGCTGTCAGATTTGTCCCCGGAGAAAATTCCAGCGCTAGCGGCAGCAGCTCCATGATGGGCCTCATGAGCAAGGCTCTCGGCAATGAAAATTCAAGTATGGGTTTCGGGCTGGACGCTGCCAGCCTGCTCGGGGCCAAAACCCCCGGCGCTTTTTACGTTGAAGTACTGAAGAGCCGCACTGTCCAGGATCGCCTGATTAACCGCTTTGATCTGCGTGCCCGTTATGGCAAAAGCACCTACTTTGAAGCGCGCAAAAAGCTGGCAAAGTTTACTGACATTGAGGAAGACAAAAAAAGCGGCGTGATCACGCTCACCGTCACAGACTATGAGCCTAAAATGGCCGCGCAGATTGCCAACGCGTATGTCGACGAGTTGAATCGGCTGGCTGTCGATCTCAATACTTCTTCCGCCCATCGCGAACGCCAGTTTCTTGAGGAACGTCTGGCAACCGCAAAACAGGATCTCGCCCGCGCATCGGCCGCTTTAAGCCAGTTCACCACCAAAAACTCCATGGTCGATCCCCAGAATGAAGGCCGCGCCGTAATGGACGCCGCCGCCCGCATGCAGGGCGAACTCATTGCCAGTGAGACCGAATTGAAAGGACTGCAACAGATTTATTCTGACGACAATGTGCGTGTCCGCACGCTCAAGGCGCGAATGGCTGAATTGCAGTCGCAACTCAGGAAGCTCGTTGGCCAAAGCAATGACGCGGCAGCGCAGGATTCGCTAGCAGGCTCGTCAGCTCCTTATCCTTCCATGCATACTCTGCCTGGACTAGGGTCGCGCTATGCCGATCTTTACCGCGAAGCCAAGATTCAGGAAGCAGTTTACGCATTCGTGACCCAGCAATTCGAGATGGCAAAAATTCAAGAAGCAAAAGAGCTGCCCATCGTCCGTGTGATGGATGCGGGAGTTGCCCCGGAAAAGCGATCCAGCCCTATCCGTAGCCTCATTGTTGGCGGCAGTGTCTTTGGTGCATTTCTCCTGGCATGTTTGTGGGTGCTGGGAAAATACCGCTGGCAGCAGATCCCGGCAGATGATACATACCGGCTGCTTGCCGCTGATGTTGCGGGAGAATTTCGCTCTGTTTTTGCAAAATTGCGGCGCAGGACCAGTTAG
- a CDS encoding phosphatase PAP2 family protein: MGNCRLALLLVLFFAATAAWGQSSDSSSAASSTPTPTPTPVAHATDDAHPASDNPVKFLRNLGRDQKDIWTSPFKARIQDLNWIVPLTGVSAGLINADAELSSRITGTGSFGKHSSTLSNGGVALLLGGSGSLYLLGKYTGDEHKKETGILAVEAATNSLIVGELLKAVTQRARPTDGNFKGDFFNSSSISNSSFPSAHALLAWSAASVLAHEYPGPLTQIASYGLATVVSVARVSGRNHFPSDVVVGSAMGWLMGWQAYKAHHDHELPGAGYGKFIPDPGPEGFPHAERGSPYVPIDSWVYPAFDRLAALGALNSGIVGLRPWTRNECSRLVEEIGGEVDQSNPDEAYRLYSALVREFAMELSGEPTDYIGLDSVYARTTSISGPPLTDSYHFGQTIVNDYGRPYQRGTNGVGGFSSSGVAGALAFSVRGEYEHAPSAAGYSQAVQDAIQVTDFKGPQPASAIPAFNQFRLIDASISLNIKGWQTSFGKQTLWLSPTQDPFLWSNNAEPLYMLRVDQTHPSKFPWILGKLLGPFRTEYWVGKMTGSHWNNTQDPTIGEVFSFGRTLPQQPMVNGFKVNFKPTPNFEFGVGRTGMFGGPDFPITASSLKHSLFSTGNSTGRGHDPGDRRSTFDFTWRLPGFRQWLTLYDDSFVEDEISPIGYPRRSAHTPGLYLSHFPGMERLDFRVEGSYTNLPGLIQTAEGGFFYWNDRYLDGYTNKGNIVGDATVGRQGISLRASTTYWAASDKTVQFGYRSEIADSMFLQGGNLRDIYAKSEWALSPKLSLSTFLQYEYWNFPLLSAGKKQNDFTASFQLTYWPHWRFKRGS; encoded by the coding sequence ATGGGAAATTGCAGGCTTGCTCTTTTACTAGTTTTATTTTTCGCAGCCACCGCGGCATGGGGCCAGTCGAGTGATAGCTCGTCGGCCGCTTCTTCCACGCCAACGCCAACACCTACGCCGGTTGCGCATGCCACCGACGATGCTCACCCTGCCAGCGACAATCCGGTAAAGTTCCTGCGTAATCTGGGTCGCGACCAGAAAGATATCTGGACCAGCCCCTTTAAAGCCCGCATCCAGGATCTGAATTGGATTGTTCCGCTCACCGGCGTAAGCGCTGGTTTGATCAATGCCGACGCTGAGCTCTCGTCTAGAATCACCGGGACCGGTTCGTTCGGCAAACATTCCAGCACCCTTTCTAACGGTGGTGTTGCTTTGTTGCTCGGCGGAAGCGGCTCTCTTTATCTGCTGGGTAAATACACTGGCGATGAACATAAAAAAGAAACAGGAATTCTCGCTGTTGAAGCCGCGACTAATAGTCTCATCGTTGGTGAGTTGCTGAAGGCAGTCACACAAAGGGCTCGCCCCACAGACGGCAACTTCAAGGGCGATTTCTTCAACAGTTCTTCCATCTCCAATTCATCGTTTCCTTCGGCCCATGCCTTGCTCGCGTGGTCCGCAGCCAGCGTTCTTGCGCATGAATACCCCGGGCCTCTTACGCAGATTGCTTCTTATGGCTTGGCGACCGTGGTCAGCGTCGCCCGTGTTTCCGGTCGGAACCATTTTCCCAGCGACGTAGTGGTTGGCAGCGCCATGGGTTGGCTGATGGGGTGGCAGGCTTACAAGGCGCACCATGACCATGAACTGCCCGGCGCTGGCTATGGAAAATTTATTCCCGATCCAGGTCCGGAAGGTTTCCCCCACGCGGAGCGCGGTTCACCCTACGTTCCTATTGATAGCTGGGTCTATCCTGCGTTTGATCGCCTCGCCGCGCTGGGCGCACTGAACAGCGGAATCGTAGGGCTCCGTCCATGGACGCGCAATGAATGCTCCCGTCTGGTTGAGGAGATCGGCGGCGAGGTCGATCAGTCCAACCCTGACGAAGCCTATCGGCTCTACTCAGCGCTGGTCCGTGAATTCGCCATGGAACTCAGCGGCGAGCCAACTGACTACATCGGGTTGGATTCCGTGTACGCGCGCACCACTTCCATCTCCGGTCCTCCGCTCACTGATAGCTATCATTTCGGCCAGACAATCGTGAATGATTACGGCCGGCCCTATCAGCGAGGTACCAACGGAGTAGGCGGATTCTCTTCCAGCGGCGTTGCTGGCGCCCTCGCGTTCTCAGTCCGTGGCGAATATGAGCACGCCCCTTCAGCCGCTGGTTATTCACAGGCCGTTCAGGACGCGATTCAGGTCACCGACTTCAAAGGCCCGCAACCTGCCTCTGCCATTCCCGCTTTTAACCAGTTCCGCCTGATTGATGCTTCCATTTCTCTGAACATCAAAGGTTGGCAAACCTCATTTGGTAAGCAGACTCTGTGGCTCAGTCCCACACAGGACCCCTTTCTTTGGAGCAACAATGCTGAGCCGCTCTACATGCTCCGCGTTGACCAGACCCATCCGTCCAAGTTTCCATGGATTCTGGGAAAATTGTTGGGGCCATTCCGCACCGAGTACTGGGTTGGAAAAATGACAGGTTCTCATTGGAACAATACTCAGGATCCAACGATTGGAGAAGTCTTTTCATTCGGACGTACTCTTCCGCAGCAGCCCATGGTCAATGGTTTCAAAGTTAACTTCAAGCCAACCCCCAATTTTGAATTTGGCGTAGGCCGAACCGGGATGTTTGGCGGCCCTGATTTTCCCATCACAGCCTCATCGCTTAAACATTCCCTGTTTTCCACTGGCAATAGCACTGGCCGCGGCCACGATCCGGGTGACCGCCGTTCCACCTTCGATTTCACATGGCGTCTTCCTGGTTTCAGACAATGGCTAACCCTCTATGACGATTCTTTCGTGGAAGACGAAATTTCCCCTATCGGCTATCCACGCCGCTCCGCACATACCCCCGGTCTTTATCTATCTCATTTTCCCGGCATGGAGCGTCTGGATTTCCGAGTAGAAGGCTCTTACACCAATCTTCCCGGTCTGATTCAAACCGCGGAAGGAGGCTTCTTCTATTGGAATGACCGCTACCTGGACGGCTACACGAATAAAGGCAACATCGTGGGCGATGCTACAGTGGGTCGGCAGGGAATTTCATTGCGTGCCAGTACCACATATTGGGCCGCATCAGACAAAACGGTCCAGTTCGGCTACCGTAGTGAAATTGCTGACAGCATGTTTCTCCAAGGCGGCAATCTCAGGGACATATATGCCAAGTCCGAATGGGCTTTGTCTCCCAAACTCTCTCTCTCAACCTTTTTGCAATACGAGTATTGGAATTTTCCATTATTGAGCGCTGGAAAAAAACAAAATGATTTCACCGCTTCATTTCAATTAACATATTGGCCGCATTGGAGATTCAAACGTGGAAGCTAG
- a CDS encoding SLBB domain-containing protein, which yields MNLSFFRGRVRLGCLLALVVFCIVLSGKSFAQDNDLSAEEIIQILQQNPDVLAEAKAEIVSQLRDRGYNVSERDITDDRLFSQIRSDDRVRQIAANELTKRGFGPAQQGDQTPDEQIVPSGQPSGQQTQQGGQPFPQNTQRPGVAGQQGMQGGQPGMNGQARPRRAQSQKGPTQEQYPLRNLPALRDLYTQATVDETKLERFGAALFRNSAAVADKSTLSVPVGPDYVLGPGDELVIDYWGASSQHIQRAVDREGRISIPEAGSTVVAGRTLGEVQQTIQKMLSRQLRGISVDVTLGKLRTVRVYVVGDVKNPAAYDISSLSTALSALIAAGGPTDTGSYRTVKHYRGKALVEEVDLYDLMLKGVSSAEVHLESGDSILVPPIGPQVTVAGKVRRPAIYELRNEQTLDQVLDLAGGVPVTGELSRIRVERIQAHERKEMMSVNVAGGAGIAAADDAFKRFRIQDGDIVTVLPILPYSNRAVYLEGHVFRPGKFSFKDGYKVTDLISSYDDLLPEPADRAEIVRLHPPDFVPVVIPFNLHDVLSKKVEAPSLEPFDTVRIFGRYETDGPKVSIFGEVMRPGEYPLSEKMTAADLLRMSGGFKRSAYQQEADLTSYSVIDGDHVDLDHREIPIGRALAGEADTDVLLKPGDVLTIRQIGGWNDIGGAVSITGEVMHPGRYGIQRGEHLSSILKRAGGFSTEAYPYAAILDRAQVREAAAKSREEMVTQIQAQNIGGPGSTGSSSSSSSSRNNNAVAQERERQQLLAKLKQLQPNGRLLIHVSSDIEKWQGTQADVEVRAGDTLYIPKRPTFVMVAGQVYNPIAITFSSGKHAGWYLKQAGGPTTLANKKEIFVVRANGTVVGRGSGEWWSGNVLGTTLQAGDTIFVPEKGAGTGIFKNLSQTISLLSGAAVAVSVIRTF from the coding sequence TTGAACTTATCGTTTTTTCGTGGCCGCGTGCGGCTCGGTTGTTTGTTGGCTCTCGTAGTATTCTGCATTGTTCTTTCCGGAAAATCATTTGCCCAGGATAACGACCTCTCGGCTGAGGAGATCATCCAGATTCTCCAGCAAAATCCAGATGTGCTCGCTGAAGCGAAAGCAGAGATCGTGAGTCAGCTGCGGGATCGCGGCTATAACGTCTCTGAGCGGGACATCACCGATGATCGCCTCTTCAGCCAGATCCGCTCAGATGACCGTGTGCGCCAGATTGCCGCCAATGAATTGACCAAACGCGGTTTCGGTCCGGCCCAGCAGGGTGATCAGACGCCCGACGAACAGATTGTCCCTTCAGGTCAACCGTCAGGCCAGCAAACCCAACAAGGCGGGCAGCCATTTCCGCAGAATACGCAGCGCCCGGGCGTCGCCGGACAGCAGGGAATGCAGGGCGGCCAGCCGGGAATGAACGGACAAGCGCGTCCTCGCCGCGCGCAAAGCCAGAAGGGCCCCACGCAGGAGCAATATCCACTCCGCAACCTGCCGGCCTTGCGTGATCTTTATACGCAAGCCACTGTGGACGAAACAAAGCTGGAGCGCTTTGGCGCGGCTCTTTTCCGCAACAGCGCCGCCGTTGCCGATAAATCTACTTTGAGCGTCCCGGTTGGCCCGGACTATGTCCTCGGTCCCGGCGACGAACTTGTCATCGATTACTGGGGCGCTTCGTCGCAACACATCCAGCGCGCGGTGGACCGCGAAGGCCGCATCTCGATTCCTGAGGCCGGTTCCACGGTTGTTGCCGGACGCACGCTCGGTGAAGTCCAGCAAACCATCCAGAAGATGCTGAGCCGCCAGTTGCGCGGTATTTCCGTGGACGTGACTCTGGGTAAGCTGCGTACTGTGCGCGTCTATGTTGTGGGCGATGTCAAGAATCCCGCCGCTTATGACATCAGCTCGCTCTCCACGGCCTTAAGCGCCTTGATCGCCGCTGGCGGCCCCACGGATACCGGTTCCTACCGCACGGTAAAGCACTATCGCGGCAAAGCCCTGGTGGAGGAGGTCGATCTCTACGACCTTATGTTGAAAGGCGTAAGTTCCGCTGAAGTCCACCTTGAATCTGGCGACAGTATTCTTGTGCCGCCCATCGGTCCGCAAGTCACTGTGGCGGGGAAAGTTCGTCGACCCGCAATTTACGAGCTGCGTAATGAACAAACGCTGGACCAGGTCCTGGATCTGGCGGGCGGCGTTCCCGTTACCGGAGAACTGAGCCGGATCAGGGTTGAGCGCATTCAGGCCCACGAGCGTAAAGAAATGATGAGCGTCAACGTGGCTGGCGGGGCCGGAATCGCCGCAGCCGACGACGCCTTCAAAAGATTTCGCATTCAGGATGGCGACATCGTCACCGTCCTACCGATTCTTCCTTATAGCAATCGCGCCGTTTATCTTGAAGGACATGTCTTCCGTCCGGGAAAGTTTTCCTTTAAGGATGGATACAAAGTCACCGATCTGATTTCTTCCTATGACGATCTCCTTCCTGAGCCGGCCGACCGCGCAGAAATCGTTCGCCTGCATCCCCCCGACTTCGTCCCGGTCGTGATCCCTTTCAACCTGCATGACGTTCTTTCCAAAAAAGTAGAAGCCCCCAGCCTGGAGCCCTTTGACACTGTCCGCATCTTTGGCCGTTATGAAACTGACGGGCCAAAAGTTTCGATCTTTGGCGAAGTCATGCGCCCCGGCGAGTATCCTCTTTCTGAAAAAATGACGGCAGCCGATCTTCTGCGTATGTCTGGCGGTTTCAAGCGCTCTGCCTACCAGCAGGAGGCCGATCTCACCAGCTATTCCGTCATCGATGGCGATCACGTTGACCTGGACCATCGCGAAATTCCCATCGGACGCGCCCTGGCCGGCGAAGCCGATACCGATGTTCTGTTGAAGCCCGGCGACGTTCTTACCATCCGCCAGATCGGTGGCTGGAACGATATCGGCGGCGCCGTTTCCATTACCGGTGAGGTGATGCATCCCGGGCGTTATGGCATTCAACGTGGCGAACATCTCAGCTCTATCCTGAAGCGCGCGGGCGGATTTTCGACTGAAGCCTATCCGTACGCCGCCATTCTCGATCGCGCCCAGGTTCGTGAAGCTGCAGCCAAGAGCCGTGAGGAAATGGTGACGCAGATTCAGGCGCAAAACATTGGCGGCCCCGGCTCAACCGGATCGTCTTCATCGTCCTCCTCTTCACGTAACAACAACGCTGTCGCCCAGGAGCGCGAACGCCAGCAGTTGCTTGCCAAATTGAAGCAACTCCAGCCCAACGGCCGATTGCTGATTCACGTCAGTTCGGACATTGAAAAGTGGCAGGGCACCCAGGCGGATGTGGAAGTTCGGGCTGGCGATACGCTCTATATTCCCAAGCGGCCTACGTTTGTCATGGTCGCAGGCCAGGTTTATAACCCCATCGCGATCACCTTCAGCTCCGGCAAGCATGCTGGCTGGTATCTCAAGCAGGCGGGCGGTCCAACCACGCTCGCCAATAAAAAGGAGATATTCGTCGTTCGCGCCAATGGAACGGTCGTAGGACGCGGTTCCGGAGAATGGTGGTCTGGCAATGTTTTGGGCACGACCTTGCAAGCAGGGGACACCATTTTCGTTCCTGAGAAGGGCGCAGGCACGGGAATCTTCAAGAACCTGAGCCAGACGATTTCATTGCTTTCCGGCGCGGCTGTTGCCGTTAGCGTTATCCGCACTTTTTAA
- a CDS encoding CPBP family intramembrane metalloprotease, with protein sequence MNAPAAAHPAPFSPKLIAPLWHTALFLLALGGIAAWGAHRQGLPAFGSSRAVSYLFTIAWEWLLFALAAWGIRLGGGSIESVIGARWSTAKQFGRDLGIGVLFLVGSNILLAGLQALLRPGPNANISRLLPRSATEITLWIFLSLSAGICEEFTFRGYLQQQLNGWLKNATAAVVIQGIIFGAAHAYQGLKLVLTIVVLGTLIGWLAQWRKSTRPGMISHFLQDAIGGIVLGRH encoded by the coding sequence ATGAATGCTCCCGCAGCCGCGCATCCAGCACCGTTCTCTCCCAAACTTATTGCTCCACTTTGGCATACAGCACTGTTTCTGCTTGCGTTGGGCGGGATTGCCGCGTGGGGAGCGCATCGGCAAGGTTTGCCCGCCTTTGGATCGTCGCGGGCAGTGAGCTATCTGTTCACCATAGCCTGGGAATGGCTACTATTTGCGCTGGCGGCCTGGGGAATAAGGTTAGGCGGAGGCTCAATTGAGAGCGTGATTGGCGCACGGTGGTCAACTGCAAAGCAATTCGGTCGTGACCTGGGGATCGGAGTCCTATTTCTTGTGGGTTCCAATATCCTTCTGGCAGGACTGCAAGCACTCTTGCGTCCCGGCCCAAATGCCAACATAAGCAGGTTGCTTCCCCGGAGCGCAACCGAAATCACGCTCTGGATATTCTTATCGCTTTCGGCAGGAATCTGCGAAGAGTTCACTTTTCGCGGCTATCTACAGCAGCAGTTGAACGGCTGGCTGAAAAACGCGACGGCGGCTGTAGTAATCCAAGGCATTATCTTTGGCGCCGCTCACGCCTATCAAGGACTGAAGCTGGTATTGACGATTGTTGTGCTGGGCACCCTTATAGGATGGCTGGCTCAGTGGCGGAAAAGCACCAGGCCGGGAATGATTTCGCATTTTCTACAGGATGCGATTGGCGGGATTGTTCTGGGACGGCACTAA
- a CDS encoding PspC domain-containing protein has protein sequence MYCNYCGKVIPDDSNLCAYCGKRVAGVIARQRLVRPRQSRKIAGVCAGLAEYYDLDATLIRIVWAVCVICGGVGLLAYIAAWIIIPEEPLMLAAAPPATQDRVANR, from the coding sequence ATGTATTGCAACTACTGTGGCAAGGTGATTCCCGATGATTCAAACCTTTGCGCCTATTGCGGCAAGAGAGTGGCCGGCGTGATTGCCCGCCAACGGCTGGTGCGTCCCCGCCAAAGCCGTAAGATCGCAGGCGTGTGCGCGGGACTAGCGGAGTACTATGACCTTGACGCGACGTTGATCCGCATTGTGTGGGCAGTGTGTGTGATATGCGGAGGAGTTGGTCTTTTGGCTTACATTGCCGCCTGGATCATCATTCCGGAAGAGCCTTTAATGCTGGCCGCAGCACCACCTGCCACGCAAGATCGAGTAGCGAACAGATAA
- a CDS encoding tetratricopeptide repeat protein has product MKTPRLIVLGLAFVSCSLYLSAQRMGMDPSLPSQSPFSNPGGMRGNNSPFSSAHADNRSINGTVQDTQNNGLKDVRVELSDSNGAMVASTYTGVSGRFEFNRLAPGTYTVVATSGLQQASERVDASNFSNTVSVRLQGAGKPTDGIDGNSISIAQYRVPAKAREAYRQAHEALEKGKMDDAHKHLAKALQLCPNYAEALTLRGVLALNQQDSQAAIADLDKAIQSDGNYAMAYLVMGSALNMQSKFDEAIRSLQRGQSLAPNYWQGYFEMGKSYIGKADYPDALRQLERAQSLAPADYPLISLLRAHALLAMKQFPEAMTALQAFLQKDPQGPNSEKARKMLEQAQAYMASKK; this is encoded by the coding sequence ATGAAGACTCCACGGCTGATCGTTCTCGGTCTCGCATTTGTTAGCTGCTCTCTTTATCTTTCGGCACAAAGAATGGGCATGGATCCATCGCTGCCGTCGCAATCGCCATTTTCCAATCCAGGTGGGATGAGAGGGAACAATTCACCGTTTAGCTCTGCGCATGCGGACAATCGTTCTATCAACGGCACTGTGCAGGATACACAAAACAATGGCTTGAAAGATGTGCGCGTTGAGCTCTCGGATTCAAATGGTGCCATGGTCGCCTCCACTTACACTGGTGTGTCCGGGCGTTTTGAGTTCAACCGTCTTGCACCGGGAACATACACTGTGGTTGCCACTTCAGGCTTGCAGCAGGCTTCTGAGCGTGTTGACGCCAGCAACTTTTCCAATACCGTTAGCGTTCGTCTGCAGGGTGCGGGCAAGCCCACTGACGGAATTGACGGCAACTCAATTTCAATCGCGCAGTATCGGGTCCCGGCCAAAGCTCGTGAAGCCTATCGCCAGGCGCATGAGGCTTTGGAAAAAGGGAAGATGGACGATGCTCACAAGCACCTTGCCAAGGCGCTGCAACTCTGCCCGAATTATGCTGAGGCTCTTACGCTGCGCGGTGTGCTGGCGCTGAACCAGCAGGATTCTCAGGCAGCCATCGCGGACCTTGATAAAGCCATCCAGTCCGACGGCAACTATGCCATGGCTTATCTGGTCATGGGCTCAGCATTGAATATGCAATCCAAGTTTGATGAAGCCATCCGTAGCCTCCAGCGCGGCCAGTCTCTGGCCCCAAATTATTGGCAAGGCTATTTTGAAATGGGGAAATCGTATATCGGAAAGGCCGATTATCCTGATGCCCTGCGGCAATTGGAGCGGGCGCAAAGTTTGGCTCCCGCGGACTATCCGCTCATTTCCTTGCTGCGTGCTCATGCGCTGCTGGCCATGAAGCAATTTCCGGAAGCCATGACCGCCTTGCAAGCCTTCCTGCAAAAAGATCCTCAAGGCCCTAATAGTGAGAAGGCGCGCAAAATGCTGGAACAAGCCCAGGCATACATGGCCAGCAAGAAATAA